The Haloprofundus salinisoli region TGAATCGGCGCGAAGTAGTAGAAGAAGCCGCCGACCGGCTGTCCGTCCGAACCGTACTGACCGAGCCACGGCATCGACGTCCCGAACAGCGTAATCGCGCTGGAGCCGGCCGGACTCTGCGAGTAGAGGATGCGCCCGAGGAACTGGATGTTCGCCTGCAGCGCCCGCACGAGAATCATCGGCAGAACGGACGCGTAGATGAGCTTCACGGGGAAGCGGCCGCGAGCGCCTTTCACGCGGGCGTGGCTCAGCGGAATCTCGACGCGGACGGACTCGGCGTAGACGACGATAGCGAAGATGAGCACCGTCGTGAACAGCGCGAGGATCTGCCCCGGCTGGAACAGCAGTGCCTGGAGGCCTGCGCCGGTGAGCAACTGCCCGTCGGCCAGTTGCTGAGAGCCGGTGAGGATGCCGATCCACGTCGGGATGAAGCCCGGCGCGCCGCCGAGCGACGGCCACGCGAACAGGCCACCGACGAGCTGCTGGCTCACGCCGGCGATGATGAACAGCCCGACACCGGAGCCGACGCCCCACTTGCTCACGATCTCGTCCATGAACAGGATGAGGACGCCGCCGACGAAGATCTGGGCGAACAGCAGCGTTTTCACGCCCGTCGGCGTGATTCCGAACGCGTCAGCGACGGCCTGGCTCGGCGGGAGGAAGTTCCCGGCGAACACCATCGGGATGCCCGTCAGACAGATCATCACGACGACGAGGAACTTCTGCAGTCCCTGGTAGAGGATCTGGTCCCGCGGGTCGTCCGTGTCGAGTCCCAGTAGGTCCGCACCGCCGAGCAACTGGAGGACGATGCTCGCGGTGACGATGGGACCGATACCCAACTGTAGAATCGATCCCTGCGCCCCGGCGAGGATAGACCGGAAGCGTCCGAACAGGTCACTTTGCGTCGAAACGTCCAACCCGAAGAGGGTGACGTTCGTGAGGAAGAAGTACAACACGAGGATTCCGGCAGTCCAGCCGAGCTTGCGCCGGAAGGGCACGTGTCCCTCCGGACGCTCGACTGCGGGCATCCGCGTTAAAACTGGTTCGGCCGTCTCTTTCCAACCCATATAACCGGTACTTCGCATCGGGATTTGTATGTTCTTCGCTTTTGTTGCCGGTCGGTTGTGGACTGGTATCATCGGCCGATTATCGAAAATCAGACGCCAAAATCGGCAGACGAGAAGCCCTTCCTCGAAACGTTCGACGGACTGAACGGGACGAATCGCAC contains the following coding sequences:
- the secY gene encoding preprotein translocase subunit SecY, yielding MGWKETAEPVLTRMPAVERPEGHVPFRRKLGWTAGILVLYFFLTNVTLFGLDVSTQSDLFGRFRSILAGAQGSILQLGIGPIVTASIVLQLLGGADLLGLDTDDPRDQILYQGLQKFLVVVMICLTGIPMVFAGNFLPPSQAVADAFGITPTGVKTLLFAQIFVGGVLILFMDEIVSKWGVGSGVGLFIIAGVSQQLVGGLFAWPSLGGAPGFIPTWIGILTGSQQLADGQLLTGAGLQALLFQPGQILALFTTVLIFAIVVYAESVRVEIPLSHARVKGARGRFPVKLIYASVLPMILVRALQANIQFLGRILYSQSPAGSSAITLFGTSMPWLGQYGSDGQPVGGFFYYFAPIQAPQDWLWFLAGTAAEPWQIFIRVAIDLTFMVIGGAIFAIFWVETTGMGPESTARQIQNSGMQIPGFRRNPQVIEKVMERYIPQVTVIGGALVGLLAVMANMLGTIGQVSGTGLLLTVSITYKLYEEIAEEQLMEMHPMMRQMFGR